The Arcobacter roscoffensis genome segment TCATTTGCTCTTAATCTTTCTTCTTTTAGTTCATGAGAATAGTTTGTTTTTCTTTTATAGTCATGATCAAAAGCTTCTAAAAGCTCAGCTGCATACTTTAAGTATTTAAATTTATCTTCTTTACCATCTTTAAAGGTAATACCATGTTCACTGATAATTGGTTTTAAGCCTGCATATTCTAGTTTCATATTAATTCCTTATATTACTTAATTTTATCAAATAAAAATAAAAGCTTAATAAAATTATATTTTGTTATAATCCGCTCATGCAAAAATCTATCACAAATCAAAATCAAGAAAATATTAAAGGTATTATCTTTATGGTATCAGCTGTATTGATTTTACCATTTAGTGACTCCATCGCAAAATGGCTATCAAGCTCATATACAACCATACAAATAGCATGGTTACGATTTCTTATTCAAGCTATAATACTTATAATATTATCTTTTAGTCTAAAATATAAAATAACAGGTTTTCATAAAAAATTTATTTTAGTAAGTATTTATATTAGTTCATCTATTGTCTTTTTATTTTGGGGATTAAAGTATCTTCCTTTAGCAAATAATATAGCACTATTTTTTATAGAACCCCTTGTTTTAACACTTTTAAGTGTTTTAATACTAAAAGAAAAACTTCAAAAAAATCATATAATTGCAGTAATCATAGGACTTATAGGTACTTTAATAATCATAAGACCAAACTGGTCCGCTTATGGTATGGCTTCTATTTTCCCCATAGTATCAGCTATTTTTTATGCCTTATATTTAATTACATTAAGACAGGTTTCTACTAAAACAAATAGTAAAAGTTTACAGTTTTATATTGGTGTAATTTCAACTATTCTTTTAAGTGTTATTATAGTTGTTTGTGAACTTTTAAATATAGATTCATTTGGTTTTAAACAAATAGATTTTAATGATTGGTGGTTGATACTTCTTTTAGGTGTTATAACTACAATAGTTCAATTATTAGTTTCTAAAGCTTTCTTTTACTCTAAGGCTTCAAGTTTAGCTTCATTTCAATACTTAGAGATTATAAGTGCTTCAATTTTAGGATGGCTTATATTTAAACATATACCCGATATGTTAACAATTATAGGTGCGATAATTGTTATTTCCTCTGGATTATATCTTATAAGCCATGAAAGAAAGAACTCTAAAACATAGAAGTTTAAATTTATTAAACTTCTTGTTTTTTTGTTTCTTCTAATTCTTTATAATATGTACCATGTAAAATAGCCATCTCTTCTTCCTCTTTATAACCATTTATAATACTAGCAATTGCTCCTTTTATAGCAAATATAGACATATAAATATGAGTAAAAAATAGTGCTGTCATTGCAAGCCCTACAATATTATGTATGATAATACAAAGTCTTAGCATTTCAATTTTTGTTAATCCAAACATTGTTAAAACTGCTAAATTTAAATCTTGAACATATAAAGTTGCACCTGTGAATATCATAACTAAACCACCAAGAGTACAAACCCAAAACCACATTTTCTGACCTGCATTAAACTTTCCTGCTGGAACTGGTTTTTTCTCTTTAGATAAATAACCTCCTAAAATCATAAACCATTTAATATCCTCAGCTGTAAAAAGCATATTTTTAAGCCACATTAAAAACATAGGTACTACACTTATCATAAATAAAACAGTAGATACAGCATGGAGTTCCTTACAAGCTTTAACAAACTCTCCTCCACCAAAAGTAGAACCAAACATCATAATAATACCTGTTGGAATGATTATAATAAAAGAAACAGCGGCAATTCCATGTATTATTCTATTAAAAAGAGTAAACACATAATACTTTTTACCATCATGCTTAAACTTTTTTGGTCCAACTATTAAGTAATGAACTAAAAAAACTAAAGGAACTACTACCAAAATAAAAAGATAAGCGTTTTCAAAAAGTCTTGTTTGTAAGAAAACAAAAAGATCACCTAAATGACTATTACCTGTTTGCTCTTGACTAAGCATGTTTGTAATAATCTCTTGATTTTGCACGCTAACTGTAGTATATGCAAATAGCGAGCCAACTAAAGTAACAATTAACAAAAATATTTTTTTCATAATGTGTCTCCAATATAAATATGAAGAAATTATTACCTTGAAGAGTGACTTTAATATGACATTTTAAATTTTAGTAAATTTTATTTTACTATTAGACTTTTTTAGGTTTATTTAATATAGCTATTTGGAAATCTTAAAATAAAAAAAGGAAAAAATATTTTCCTTTTTTTTATTAAAATTTAGCGTTTGGAATAGGGTGGTTTTCGACAACAAAATCAATATCTTTATCACCTCTACCACTTAGATTTACTAAAATTGTTTGATCTTTTGGAAGCTGCTTTGCTAACTGCATAGCAAAACCTACTGCATGAGCTGATTCTAAAGCAGGAATTATTCCTTCAAGTTGTGATAACTTATAAAAAGCATCAATAGCTTGTGTATCATTACAAAGTCCAACCTTTGTTCTTCCTATATCATTTAAATGTGC includes the following:
- a CDS encoding DMT family transporter, with amino-acid sequence MQKSITNQNQENIKGIIFMVSAVLILPFSDSIAKWLSSSYTTIQIAWLRFLIQAIILIILSFSLKYKITGFHKKFILVSIYISSSIVFLFWGLKYLPLANNIALFFIEPLVLTLLSVLILKEKLQKNHIIAVIIGLIGTLIIIRPNWSAYGMASIFPIVSAIFYALYLITLRQVSTKTNSKSLQFYIGVISTILLSVIIVVCELLNIDSFGFKQIDFNDWWLILLLGVITTIVQLLVSKAFFYSKASSLASFQYLEIISASILGWLIFKHIPDMLTIIGAIIVISSGLYLISHERKNSKT
- a CDS encoding formate dehydrogenase subunit gamma, yielding MKKIFLLIVTLVGSLFAYTTVSVQNQEIITNMLSQEQTGNSHLGDLFVFLQTRLFENAYLFILVVVPLVFLVHYLIVGPKKFKHDGKKYYVFTLFNRIIHGIAAVSFIIIIPTGIIMMFGSTFGGGEFVKACKELHAVSTVLFMISVVPMFLMWLKNMLFTAEDIKWFMILGGYLSKEKKPVPAGKFNAGQKMWFWVCTLGGLVMIFTGATLYVQDLNLAVLTMFGLTKIEMLRLCIIIHNIVGLAMTALFFTHIYMSIFAIKGAIASIINGYKEEEEMAILHGTYYKELEETKKQEV